In Astyanax mexicanus isolate ESR-SI-001 chromosome 17, AstMex3_surface, whole genome shotgun sequence, a single window of DNA contains:
- the LOC111189498 gene encoding uncharacterized protein LOC111189498 encodes MDTGNSAWTEGVQLGQRELSPDRGSLSRTEGVQHGQREFSTAEGVQHGQRELGTDRGSLARTVDARHGQRELSTDRGSSARTEGARHGQRELSPNSGSSARTEGVWHGQRELGMDSGSSARTVEAQHGQWKLGMDRGSSARTAEARHGQRELNTDSVSSAQTERAQHGQRELSLNRGSLARTVEAQHRQRELSTDRGSSTRTVGARHGQRELSLDSGSSARTVEAQHGQRELSLDSGSSARTVEAQHGQRELSMDKGSSARTEGAQPRQREFITDRGSSARTEGVQHGQREFSMYRGNSAWTEGVQLGQRELSPDRGSLSRTEGVQHG; translated from the coding sequence aTGGACACAGGGAACtcagcatggacagagggagttcagctcggacagagggagctcagcccAGACAGAGGGAGTTTAtcacggacagagggagttcagcacggacagagggagttcagcacggcagagggagttcagcacggacaaagggagcttggcacggacagagggagcttggCACGGACAGTAGATGCTCGgcatggacagagggagctcagcactgacagagggagctcagcacggacagagggagctcggcacggacagagggagctcagcccgaacagtggaagctcagcacggacagagggagtttggcacggacagagggagcttggCATGGACAGTGGAAGCTCGGCAcggacagtggaagctcagcacGGACAGTGGAAGCTCGgcatggacagagggagctcGGCACGAACAGCTGAAGCacggcacggacagagggagctcaacaCGGACAGTGTAAGCTcagcacagacagagagagctcagcatggacagagggagctcagcctgAACAGAGGGAGCTTGGCACGGACAGTAGAAGCTCAGCACAGACAGAGGGAGCttagcacggacagagggagctcaacaCGAACAGTGGGAGCtcggcacggacagagggagctcagcctggacagtggaagctcagcccgtacagtggaagctcagcacggacagagggaactcagcctggacagtggaagctcagcccggacagtggaagctcagcatggacagagggaactcAGCATGGACAAAGGGAGTTCAgctcggacagagggagctcagcccAGACAGAGGGAGTTTAtcacggacagagggagttcagcacggacagagggagttcagcacggacagagggagttcagcaTGTACAGAGGGAACtcagcatggacagagggagttcagctcggacagagggagctcagcccAGACAGAGGGAGTTTAtcacggacagagggagttcagcacggatag